The segment GCAGGCCGGCGGTTTGGCGGGTGGAGCATGGCGGGAGGGACAGGGCTGACCTATGGCGCGAGCAGGGCCAGCGCCTGGCGTCCGAATCGGCGGTGCACGCGGAAATCCTCGGCATCGGTCGTCAAGATCGTGTGCTTTCGGTGCAGCTCCGACAGACGGACCAGGCACGCATCGGCGTAGTCCATTCGCTGTCCATATCGGGAAAGCAGCGTCCGCACGGCCGGCGACTCCTCCGGCAGCACGGGAACAATGCGCAGAATGCCGCGTTCAATCATGAGAAAAATCGTCTCGCGCGCATTGGGCGCGGAGCGCAGCAGGAAACAGGTTTCCGACACAACGGCATCGCAGGTGAGTGCCGGCTGGCAAATGTCCGCAAACGCCGCCGCCGCCCAGGCGTGCCATTGATCGTCCCTGTCCAACGCCCCGACCAGCACTCCCGTGTCGAGAATGGCGTCAATCACGCCCGTATCCAGCCAGCGACTTCTTTTTCTGCCCGCCCCGCACGGAGCCAATCAGGTCCTTCAGGGCGTCAGCCATGCTCACCGGCTTTGACTCCTCCGTCCGAAACACAAAGTCATTGCCGGCTCGATCGCGCACACGCACTTCCTTCCCCGCAAGCGCGGCGCGGCGGTAGTTGGGAAACCTGCGCGTAAACTCCCGGGTGCTGACTGGCATGATGGATACACTTGACTGTCATGCATGTCTGTCAAGCCGATGCTGGTTCAAACCTGCACGCCTCACGTGCCCGCTTTGCACCCGCCCTTCGGGCTGTGCGCCGCAGTGACTCATTGCCCATTGGCATTTCCCACGGCCGGAGGTGGGCGTCCTTTTCACTCGCAGGCGCGCCTTCTTTTTTGCAAGATGACCGTTTGATCATTTCTCCATGAAGCACTTCCTCAAAGAGACTGACTTCACTTTGCCTGAGGCGGCGGAAGTCTTTGCCCTGGCCCGGGAACTCAAGGCGACGCGCGGGCGTCGGGCGACTCCTGTGCTTGCCGGTCAGACCTGGGCGATGATCTTCTCCAAATCGTCCACGCGCACACGGGTCTCCTTTGAGGTGGGCATTCATGAGCTCGGCGGCAATCCGCTTTTCCTCAACCGGAACGACATTCAACTGGGTCGGGGCGAAACCATCGAGGACACGGCGCGCGTGCTGTCGCGGTTTGTGCACGGCCTGATTGTCCGCACCTTCGACCACGGCGAGGTCGAGCGTCTCGCGGCGGCGGGCTCCATTCCGGTCATCAATGCGCTCACGGATTTCCTGCATCCCTGCCAGATCTATACGGACGCCTTCACGGTGGCGGAGCGCTGGAGCGGCGGGACGGGCGGTGACTTGCTTGCCTCGCTGCGGGGTCGGAAGATTGCGTTTCTTGGGGACACCGCCTGCAACATGGCGTATTCCTGGGTGCTTGGCGCGAATCTGTTTGGCATGAAGATTTCCCTGGGGGGACCCGAAGCGTTCAGACCGACAAAGGAATTCGACGCCTTTCTCGCCCGCGAAGGATTCGCCGGCGGGTACAGGTTCACCGCCGATCCATTCGAGGCGGTGAAGGGTGCGGACATTGTCTATACGGACGTCTGGGTCAGCATGGGCAAGGAGGAGGAGTCGCGGCAGCGGCTGAAGACGTTGTCGCCCTATCAGGTGACAGCCCGGCTGTTTGCTGCGGCGCGGCCCGACGCCTGGTTCCTGCACTGTCTGCCCGCGCATGCCGGCGAGGAAGTGACGCAGGAGGTTCTCGACAACCCGCGCAGCGTCATATTCGACCAGGCGGAGAACCGCCTCCATGTCCAGAAGGCCATTCTCGCCCAGCTCGCGAAGGCGAGGGGCGGGTCCTGAACCGCGGGTGCCGCTCCAACGTCCACCCTTCACCCCCTTTTTTATTTTGCGCGGATCGCCCGCGCTTCACACAACGAAAGCTCCATGAAAATCGTTCTAGCCTACTCGGGCGGCCTCGATACGTCCGTCATCGTCAAATGGCTCAAGGAAACCTACGACGCTGAGATCGTCACCTTCGCGGCCGACATCGGCCAGGAGGAGGAGCTGAAAGGGCTCCCGCAGAAGGCGCGAAAGACGGGTGCCTCCAAGCACTACACGCTCGATCTCGTCGAGGAGTTTGCCCGCGACTTCATCTATCCGATGATCCGTGCGAACGCTGTGTACGAAGGCCAGTACTATCTTGGCACTTCGATTGCGCGGCCGCTGATCGCCAAGGCACAGATCGACATCGCGAAGAAGGAAAAGGCGGACACCGTCGCCCACGGGGCCACCGGCAAGGGCAATGACCAGTGCCGGTTCGAGCTGACCTACATGGCCCTCGCGCCATCGCTCCAGATTCTGGCTCCTTGGAAGATCGACACATTCCGCGAGGAGTTTCCGGGGCGCGCGGAAATGATCGCCTACTGTCAGAAACACCGGATTCCCGTCGAGGCATCGCTCAAAAAGCCCTACTCGATGGACCGCAACCTCCTCCACATTTCCTATGAGGCGGGCATCCTCGAGGATCCCTGGTTCGATCCGACGGCGCCCGGGAACAGGGAGATGTTCAAGCTTTCGGTATCACCGGAAGAGGCACCCAACAAGGCGGAGGAAAT is part of the Opitutaceae bacterium genome and harbors:
- a CDS encoding PIN domain-containing protein, with protein sequence MIDAILDTGVLVGALDRDDQWHAWAAAAFADICQPALTCDAVVSETCFLLRSAPNARETIFLMIERGILRIVPVLPEESPAVRTLLSRYGQRMDYADACLVRLSELHRKHTILTTDAEDFRVHRRFGRQALALLAP
- the argF gene encoding ornithine carbamoyltransferase, which produces MKHFLKETDFTLPEAAEVFALARELKATRGRRATPVLAGQTWAMIFSKSSTRTRVSFEVGIHELGGNPLFLNRNDIQLGRGETIEDTARVLSRFVHGLIVRTFDHGEVERLAAAGSIPVINALTDFLHPCQIYTDAFTVAERWSGGTGGDLLASLRGRKIAFLGDTACNMAYSWVLGANLFGMKISLGGPEAFRPTKEFDAFLAREGFAGGYRFTADPFEAVKGADIVYTDVWVSMGKEEESRQRLKTLSPYQVTARLFAAARPDAWFLHCLPAHAGEEVTQEVLDNPRSVIFDQAENRLHVQKAILAQLAKARGGS
- a CDS encoding argininosuccinate synthase codes for the protein MKIVLAYSGGLDTSVIVKWLKETYDAEIVTFAADIGQEEELKGLPQKARKTGASKHYTLDLVEEFARDFIYPMIRANAVYEGQYYLGTSIARPLIAKAQIDIAKKEKADTVAHGATGKGNDQCRFELTYMALAPSLQILAPWKIDTFREEFPGRAEMIAYCQKHRIPVEASLKKPYSMDRNLLHISYEAGILEDPWFDPTAPGNREMFKLSVSPEEAPNKAEEIELEFVKGDCVAVNGKKLSPAGVLRTLNKLGGRHGIGRVDLVENRFVGMKSRGVYETPGGTILMQAHRQIESLTLDREVQHLRDSLIPKYAELVYYGFWFAPEREALQALVDESQKYVSGTVRLKLYKGNIITTGRKSKYSLYDPHIASMEGVKSWYNQSDATGFIRLNGLRLRARNIAQGGPKV